The following is a genomic window from Platichthys flesus chromosome 13, fPlaFle2.1, whole genome shotgun sequence.
AAGGTGATGTGAGAAATTACACCATGATGTTTGAAACTGAGCCCCTTTACGCTATTCAAGACAAAGAGGGCCATTACCACGAGGTCACCACTGTGACGAGCGAGGAGGTATCAAGAGGAGATGTAGTGGGAACCCGCTGGTTGTTTGAAACCAAGCCTCTCGACGCCATCCATGACACAGATGAGGTTTATGTCATAAAATCTGTCACACAACAGGATGTTCAAAAAGGAGATGTCACCTCTGCCAAGTGGAGATTTGAAACCCAAAATCTTGATAGGATTgctgaagaaaagaaggaaTTCACAAAGACTGTTGATGACATTCAAGGAGGCAACGTCAGCATGAATAAACACCGCTTTGAGTCGGATGCCTCGTCACAGGAGTCCGTTAGAACGGTAAATGTAAGTGAAATACAAAAAGGTGATGTCAGGACTGCGAAGTGGAGATTTGAAACCCAGTCAATCGATAAAATAAGGAGCATGAGCTCTGAAAATCTGATTGAAACTGTTAAGAGGGAGGAGGTTGCAAAGGGAGATGTTAAACAGTCAGTCTGGCTCTTTGAGAAAAATCCTCTTGACCACATTAaagaagcagatgaagatgtGGAGACAACCGTCACTCAAGAGGAGATCCCCAAAGCGGATGTGAAGACAGCGACATGGCTCTTTGAAACGACACCAATGGATGACTTTAATGAGACCAAAATGGAGAGGACTGAAATTCAGGGGAAGAGCGTCAAGGGAACGCTTGAGGAGCTTTACAGTCAGGAAATGGTGAAGTCGAAGGGAATACTCATTGAAGCTGATGAAATTGGCGATGTGAGGATGGCAAAGTATCAGTTAATGAATACGCAGGCTCCAGAAATTCAACGAGAGGACGTCATCAGCGGAGATCTGCAAACGATTATGATGAACCTACTGACCAGACAGGAACGAGGCGAGCAGCAGATCATCATAGATTCAGAGGAGAAGGGCAACATTAGTTCAACGATGCAGGAGCTATTCAGCCAAAAAACAGGCAGCTCTACTGAAAGGGAGGAGATACTAAGTGGGGATATTCGGGAAGCTATAAACAACCTTTTCAGTGGGGACGGGtcaaaaaaacatggaatactCATCCAGGAGGGTGAAAAGGGAGACGTACAGATGACAATATATTCCCTTCTCAATCAGCAAGAGAATGCCAATGTTGAAAGAGAAGACATCGTAAGAGGCGATATAAAGAGCACCCTCCAAAAACTGTCCAGCTATGACAAGACAGATCAGGCCACAAAGATAAGGGTGGATGATATTGAGAAAGGAAATGTCAACTTTTACTCCACATGCATTGAATCTGGGGCACTTGACTATCTCAAACAGCTCCATCTAGGAACTGAAGAGACGTCAactgagagagaagaaaaagaggagatcgTCGGAGGTGACATCAAGGGCACGAAACTGATCCTCGGTCGGAGTCAAATGCAAATTGAGCGCACAGTAGAGGATGTGACACCTGGGGATGTTCACAACACAGTTAAAAAGTTCATGACGGAGCCGACAGTAGAGAGACTGCAAAAAGAGGAGATCATCAAGGGGGATTTAAGGGCCGCTATGAGTTCCCTCTCTGAATCGGTGAATCAGACTGTTGTtatggagaaagaggaggtggtgAAAGGAAACCTAACGAAGACTCTGCGGTGTCTCGAGAAGGCTCAGCAGCACCACAAGGAAGTGGAGAAGCCAGATATCGTACCAGGAAATATCAGGGGGGCTAAGAGATCGCTTGAGAAATCAGCAACATCGAGAACTAAAGTTGACGTTGAGGATTTGGTCTCTGGAGATGTAAAGGCCACGCTGAAATCTCTGGAGCTGGCAAAGCAAACGGTGCGGGAGGTTGAAAAGGAGGAAATTGTGAGGGGTGATATTAACATGGCAATGCAAAACCTACACGATGCCTCCAGTGAAAGGATAACGTGTCAGCAGGAAATAGATGTGCAGGGAAACATCAGAGGGACCATTCAGCTCTTAATGGAGTCTCCACCTTCACCGAGGATGCAAAGAAGCCCGAGCGACGAGGGCGACGTAAAGGGTGATGTCAAGATGTCAATTAAGTCATTATATGACATGCAGGAGCAGACCCAGCTGGAGAAAGAAGAGGTGATAAAGGGGGATGTAAAAGGCACTATTAAATCTCTGCTGGAAACAGCGCAGCGGGAAGCTCAAACCAAAGTCAGGCAAGGGGCATACAGAAGAGCTCGAGTCAAGCAGAGCCCTCCCGTTAAAAACCTGAATGCTGATGCACAGAGGAACATTCAGAAGTTAAGAACATCTAATGTGGTGGAAACATCAACATCCTTGAAGGAAACTGAAGCTGTTGCAGCAAAGACTTGTACTGTGGAGCAGTCTTCTCAGCAATCGACCACTGTGGTGGAGCATAAAACTATAACTCAAAACCATGGTATCAAAACAGTGAAGACAGAGTTTCGTAATCTAAACTCTAACCAAAGGGGaatgacaaaacaagacaaaaccaGAGTAAAAACTGGTGTTTACATCTTACAACAACAAGTGCCAGAGCCTGAACTGCctctcccacctccacctcctccagtaGTAGACActgaccttcctcctcctcctcctcctactcctcctcctcctccctctgttgaTTCTGACATTGatcagcttcctcctccaccaccacccctcaccAGTGAGCAGgacctcctcccacctcctccatctcaaCAAGAACTGGAGAGTATGCCAGCCCAGGCAATTCACCCTTCACCAGCCAAAGCAAAAAGGTTGACTGTGAAAAAAGTGAAAGCTCCGACTTTACACCAAGTCCCGAAACTGGAGCCTAAAGTGGAGATCAGCAAAACACAGAAGATGGAGGTTACATCGGAGAAAAAGGTAGAAATGAGCCAAAGCCTatcaaagacaacaacacataCATCGAAGATTGTCTCATATGAAATTCCTCCACCACCTGAGTCACCACGACCAATACAGAAAGTTTATGTTGCTCCTGTGAAATTCACCCCTCCGTCTTCTCCTACTCCCCCCATGAGGGGGATAATGACCAAATTCACCCCTCCGTCTTCTCCTACTCCCCACATGAGGGGGATCATGACTAAATTCACCCCTCCGTCTTCTCCTACTCCCCACATGAGGGGGATTATGCATAAATTCACCCCTCCGTCTTCTCCTACTCCCCACATGAGGGGGATAATGACTAAATTCACCCCTCCGTCTTCTCCTACTCCCCCCATGAAAGGTAAAATGACTAAATTCAAAACTCCTCTGATAAAAGCAGAAGAACAGTTCCGGAAACTTAGAGACGAAAACACGCCACCAACAACTCCAACCCCAATTTACATACATGACTCGGTTACTGCAGCTCTTGAGATGCTCTCCAACGAGGACATAGAGCAGTTTGATACCAAAACATCAGAAATCACAAAGCAGCAAGCTGAAAAGACGTCTCTCCATGTTCATTCAGATTTAGCACCATGTGATTTATCCAAGGATGTTGTTAATGTCACCCATGGCAAAGTCAGTGCCAGTCAGGAGACAATGCTCAGTGATTCTATGATTATATCTAATGCTAAACAGCAAACTGTCTCTGAGACTTCTAAGGTTGTCTCCGTTCAAAAGACTTCAGTGAGACAACAGATGCATTCGACATCACAGAAGACAGTTTCGGTTTCCTCTAGTCAGTCTGCGGCGTCTGTCATTACTGGCGAGGTCCACACGTCAAACACTGTGGttgcaaacacagaaaacatgacTGATAAGAGAAAGGAGTCTAAAAGTCAGAAAACAAAGGGATCCGAcaaatctgaaaatgaaaaggaaggCGAGATGCTTAAACCTGAACGCTCTGTCACTGCTGAGGAGAATGTTAAATCAAGCAAAACGCAATCAGAGAGCAAGAAGACTACAGACAATACAGCAACCAAATTAATCACTAACCTTCCTAATAAGTCCTCCAAAACAGACAATGTCACTATAGGGAAAAATGTAAAGGAGTCAAAATCACCACcgtgtgaaaacaaaaaaaagaatgatcAATCTCCTACCAAGAGCCAAGAGAAGGTTTCTGATCAGTCAGTGCAAACAGACAAGACAGCTGCCACCGCAAATGGAAAAACAGGCAAACAGAACCAAAAGgggaaaaagaacaacaaacaagaGAAGCAAGTAGAGACAAAAATGTCACATGAGAGTCAGAAACAGAGTGTTTCACAAGAATTGAAGGTGGAAACTACAAGGGTGAAAGTGATCACTGACTCCAAAGAGTTAAAACTTGGAATTAAGAAAGTCACAGCCTcgcctgctcctgtctcagcGCTCGCTGCTTCTGAGATCATAACAGACGTCCAATTAGAAACTCCGACTCcgacaaagaggaaaaagaagtcCAAAAGGTCTAAAGGGGGATCACCGCCAAGTCAAAGTAAAGATGTTTCCACAGAATCAATGGTAGAAGCTAAAGAAACCAAGACTGATACTACCCATCAAACACAGGACACAATTGCAGTTGCCCAAGTTCACAAAAGTTTAAAAGAAGAGCACATGCAAGTCATGAGAGAAGTCATCGCCACAGACCATCAGAAACTAAAgcaaaaagaaattaaaaaagactTGAAGTCGTCTGAAATGAAGAAAGGAGTGACGCTTCTTCAGCAGAGTGTGGaggaacaacagaaaaaaagtagGAATGTCCCAATTACAGTGACAGGCGAGTCAGAACAAACTCAGTTGGCAAAGTCCACAACCGGAAGAACAGATGGGGATTCTCAAAGGCGAGAGGTCCAAGTGTTAATCTCTCACACGACAGAGCTACAAAGAAAAAATGATTCTAAATCTTTAAAGACTCTGCTCAATGCACTCCCAGATTGGCTCATAAGTCCACAGAGAAGATGTGAACTGGAGGAATCCGTGGTGGAAAGTGATGCacatagaaataaagaaattctCTCACATGTGAGGAAACTGGCCGAAGCTAAACTAATGCATCTGGAAGATAATGAGACAATGGAGAAGCATGAATTTGATTCAGTTTCTGATAAGGCGATTTCTAGTGGGGCAACACAAAGAATTTCCAAGATCAGTATTGGTTCTGCCAAAATTGATAACCAAATAACTAAAAAGACATCTCAAGTATGGAGGGAAGAAGTGAGTCAGTTCAAGTCTGTTGACTTGCGCGCTCCTTCGCCATTACTAAGGATGCGATCTCCCTCGCCGACATTCATCACAATAGAATCCACACGAAGATCCAACTCACCCCAGAGGGTAACCCCATCACCTACCCTGCTGCAAAGGCCTCCCACACCTCCCACGCCACCACCACGCAGGTGCGACACACCGACATCTCGCCTCAATAGAATAACGCCGTCTCCAACTTTTGACAGAGCAGAAAATTTGGCTCGTCTCAAAGACACAACAGCCAAGCTCTCACGTGGCGTCACCCCACCGCCCCTTCTTGCTCCACAGCAGATATCAGAGAAGAAGTCAGAGATTGTGGAACCGCCTGCATCATTCCATCGGCAAATCAAAATCGGGTCTCAAATTGTGGAGGCTCAGACTTTGACAGCGAATGAAACACAAAGTGAGTCTGAGACTCGAGCACCATTGTGTCCTTATAACCCAGATCTTGAAGAAGATTCAGAGCTGTCGTCTGCGTCagtcagagaaaagagagagtttTTTGAAGATGCTCAAAAGGCTGAGATTGAAAAGACCTACGTGCGGAAGGAACCCATCGCCATCCCTGAACGACTGGGCCCTGACCTGGAGGAGGATGTAGCAGAAAATAAGAACAAAGAAACGGATGAGCTTCCCAGAGCGGACTTGTATGGTCTTGTAAATAAATTTGAATCATCAGAAGAGAAGATGTGTTTCAAAAGAGAGCTCATCCCACTCGCAGAGCAGCTTCACAACAATACGGAAGGAACAGCTTGTAACAAAGAGAAAGTAGACATCCTGGAACAGGGAATGCCAAGTTTTGACATCCAGgctattaaaaatgtttttgaactgGGTGAGCTAAGTTCCTctttcagagaggagagggaggatcACGAGGAGCCTGAGTCAAATCTGAGTGAAACAACAGCAGACACTTCAAAGCGGGAAAGGACCCAAGAGACCAGGGGAGGCTCACGGCAGagcacccccctccctctccagaAACATGAGGCAGTAGCTGTGCCAGCAAAACCATCAGCCTCCTCTGAAGCCAAATCAATCACAGAACATTTCTCAAATGTTGATGAGTTTGGTAATGAGGTCATCGGAACAAGGATAGCTGTCATCGAGCTTTCGGAGAGCGCATCAAGCCAACAGGTTCCTTTCTCCTACGCCGATGTAGtcaaaagaaaagctgcagcagcGAGGCGAACAGACACGTTGGATGAAGACGCTACGGAGAAGCTGCTGAGGAACTTCCACAAAACGTGGACGGAGAGTGAGACAGTTTTCAAGAGTCTTGGCTACTCTGTTTCTGAAGAGACGACGGCCCAAGTTCTGTCAAGCGAAACAAGGATTGTCTCATCTGGTAAAACCCGAACAGCATGACACCACAGAACTGAATGGCATGGACAACGGGTGGCTTTAatttgagtgtttttgtttgtgctgtgttGCAAAAGCAGAATTACCAACACTGTgtgtatacatatgtatatatatatatatatatatatatatatatatatatacatacgtAGATTACTTAAGTGTTTATTTACGACCAGAGGTGCCGGTAATAACCAACAAGACCAGGATTCTTCAGCCATgctagcagctctgtgaggctgtgtCAGATGTGTTCTCATTAACATGCTTTCAATGGAAATACTAACATGCTGATGGTTAGGAGGTCATCCTTAACTTCTTACTTCTGGAAGTTAGCCTGCTAATATTCTCACGGCCGTCATCAGCAAAAGGAGTCTGCCGAGTTGCCCTGGAGTTGTTAAAGAATGTCCTTTCCCGCTGAATACAAATGGAAGCCAATTACATCCAACCCCCGCAAACAACCTTGAACAGAGACTGTTCACAGTCTGTCTCTTTCTACTAGCAAATTGCAGGTATCTGTATAAAATGGAAGCGAATAAAACTAAAACCTGAAGAATCATTTTAACCGTTCCCTCTGACAGCGGTTGCCCGAGTTTTAAGGAATGAATGAGCATGACACGTAACCTTTTAAGTGCAACCATTATGTGCTGCATTGCTTTGTATTTGCaagataacaataataacaactgaaataaaagctctggctcATTATTGCATTGTGACGCAGCCCAGATAAAATGCTTTTCTGTTGTATATGTGAAAAAATACCTCACTATTTGCATTTTATCTCTTTCAAACAGGTTCGAGTTCCGAAGTCGGAGCTCTGCACACTGTGTCGGAGGAGAGCTTATCCAATGGATGCTCTGATAGTGGACAAAAACAAGTACCATAAATCCTGTTTCTGCTGTGAGcactgcaaaaataaattaaggTAAATGTGGCACTCATTCAAATAAAAGCCCACAATGGACTATTTGAACTTTGCAATATTAATTAGTTCATTTGTTGGTGTTTTAATCACAGCTTAATTGTTCAGAAAACAATGTCATGCTTTTAATGTTGTGTAACTAACAACAGGaggtgttttctctttcttgtaGCCTTGGAAATTACGTCTCTCTCCACGGACACTTCTACTGTCTGCACCATTACAAACAACTCCTCAAGTCCAAAGGGAACCACGATAATGGACTTGGGCTGAAACCTCCCGCAGGAAGAGGTGGACCTATCCCCTCAGATGAGAAACTTGAATGGAGATATTCCATGAGCAGCATTAGTTCAgtagacaaaacacaaagcgGTGAAAACGAAACGACTAAAGTGttagatgaaaacaaaccacaCTCCAATAAAATATCTGTAGTTTGGCCCCCACAGGCCGATCCCCCAAAGATGGCCTTTAAAATAGAAGAAGACATTCAGCTAACTAAACCGCAGTGGCCCCCTCCAGACAACTCCCCCAGGTCCCCCAAACAACAGCACAGAAAGGCTGTTCCCAGAAGTACCCTTTGAAAGAAAGTCACCAAAATACACGGTTTAGTCAAGTAAATACAAAGAAGAGCAGCACACGACAATGAACGGTAATAGAAAGTGTTACAGGAGTGTCCCGGCAGCTCAGTTTAGGAAGTGTTTGGTTGAAGATCGTTCAGTAAGTCGAATCGAAAGGGAACAAGAGATGTAAGGATACGACAAACTGTATCGTAGATGGTGTGAAAAAGCAGGTTTTAGCAGTAAGTTTTATAGAGATAGATGTGGAAAGTGGAAGCAGATGTGTAGTGGTGTGCTTTGAACTGACGTGCTTATGTGTAATTTTACATCCAGTGAATTTTATAAATTTGTTTCCATTTAGTATTTCACACAAAATAATCAGATTTtcaaatttgagaaaaaaactaTATTAAGTTATTTATTGCACTTCAATAGGGACCTTGCACTATTCGTGCTCGACGCCTAATAACCTGATAACAATTGTTAGTAAAGACATTATAATGTCAAATTTAGTAGTATACTGgtaaaataatatatgtattaGCATTGTAAAAGAGattttcaaatataatttgCCCTCCCAGTTTCCTTTTCACCCTTTTTGTTTTAGTCTACCATTAATTGGTTAATTGTACAAAtcagtcatttgtttttgtaactGCATGGTGATGCTGTTCTGCTGTTGTATTATTTCGTCAgggtttttatcttttaacataTCAACATTTTTGCATTTGTCTTTTTAGCACCTGGTGTGCAGACTACTAAAAAGCTTATtggaattattttatttataatattgaaagtatataatataaaccaGTGAGTTGGTGGGgatcatgtttgttttggacaTTTGTATCCTCTCTTTGAACGACAACTATTTTGCAATGAAGAATTGTATTTTTTAGATTAGACCGATATAAGACAATTCCTGACTTTGTCATGCTGTCAGGCTGGTTCACTTTCTTTATTGCTGATCTAAGAGCAATAAAACGTATGAATGTCACCGTttcatttgtctgtgtctttgaaAGTCTCTGGCCTACTTTATACATTAGCGTCAGTGTACCGTATGTGAAATGTCAATCTGTCGCTCCATCTCCAGAGTTCATCCATATCAAACGCAGAGAGGACGAGCTGTCACAGAGCTTGTCAGACGTCATCTGACAGAAGCCTCGCCCAGAGTAGACAGGGTCAGGTCAGCAGATCCCTTTCACACAGTCAGTATAATCTCCTTTAGAAGCTATCCCCACCCCTGAGGGGGGGTTTTGGAGCTCAGACTGCAGGTGTCCCTTCAGCGGGACAACCAATTGTATGTAGCCATATGAGAACACTTGAAATTGGGCATTAACAGGCAGTAGGATGAGGGACAGCTTAAGCACATGCAGTGGGATTTACAGAGGCGGAGGAAACCACGCCgtaaattattttttactgCCAGTCTAAAATAAGCCAATGACCAAATGTGGGCACTCATCCTCTTACTGCTGCCCACTGTGGAAGCTTAGCATCCAATTTGTCAAGTCTGACCACCTAAACAACTGCAAAACAAGATATAGATGTTAGTTTATATGGAGGGATTAGTATTTCAGCATGTGGGGAGGAAGTTTATTAAGTTAAAAAATAAGGCTTTGTATAAGATAAAGTAGGGACACAAATAGGGTGTTGTATGCAGCATTTACCTTATATATTACTTTTGAATACTGATGTGAAAATATTGCACAGCCCACAACAAAGTATACATTTTAGCATTTTGACCCTGTTGAATATATATCCTAAAAGATGATTTATGTATGAATatccatatttatatttatatatatatatatattatgtagcCTATATACCTATGTATACAACATAAATTGCATAGATTAGACTGTTAgttcttttatttgtgtatacACATTGTGTGAGTTTTGTATCctttatattatatgtatatgtgtgtataggtttgtgtttgtttgtccatatatatatatatatattaattatacatatattaggttaatatattaatattctatcctttaatttgtattcactATTTCACATTAGCCTTTATCACAGCCTTAACCCCTTGAGCCTTTCACTGAACAGTTTTAGAGATGCACCTATAATCTTAGAAAGATCCAGATTCTTTATAAATAACTTACAGTATATAACTAAATACCCCTGCACACACTTGGTTGTGTGAGGAGGTGTTTTCAGCTGGATAGCAGACAGAGTGGGATCTTTGGTTGGAGAACACTTGGCAGGagtttgttgaaatcctctcgCAGAGACAATCTACCCTGCTGCTTGTGTCCACGCGCGCTCCGCACTTTCCCTCTCTGAGCGGATTGGTGGGGGATCCTTGGGATTCCTCTCTGATTGGCCGTCTCCGCCTCGTCAGGCCACGCGTCAGCCCCGGCTCCGCTACCATCacgtcccccctccccctgtgcTCCCCCTCCTCATTGTGGAACAACAGTGCAGGAGGATGTCggagcggcggcagcagcatcaGGACCACAAGTCGGGAGTGGGATGGAGACACTGAGTGAGGTAGGTGCAGCAGCGAtgcccttcctctcctcctctccatcatgGCGTGTGCGCTGCGGGGCTGAGCCTCACTCATCCTGCGGAATGTGGCCGCCTGTGCAGGGACGTCtctactttttattgttttgatttctgCGCGGTTGTAGCAGCTGCGCCTCAGACAATAATAGGTCCTTTCCGGATGCTTCCCTGCGCTCATCCGCAGCTTCCCAGCTGTTACGGGCTGCGATCAGCGCTTTAGTCCGGTGATAAGCTACCTGTCTGGGTCTGTGGCGATGCAGCTACTCGGGCTTATCACCGATCACCGTCCTATGGGGCACCGTGGAGCTCTCAGCCCCCTGCACCCTTGTGGAAATGCGTAGGTTGTCCAGGACGATGGGCGGTGCGGATGGCCAAGTTACACGGTGGCCCATCAAACTTtaatcacatgtatttattcattctattgggatttttttttattctcgtCCCTAAAGCATGGAGGGAGCATCTCATAGAAAATGTACTTGAAGCAGATGTTCCTATTAGCCAATAAGGCTGATATTTTAAAACAGTAAAGATTACAGTATTATTTATTAGAGGTTCAATTATGGATAATGCTCAGTGAGTCAGATGTGTGGTTTGAGATATCCAGTTTAGACACGGGCCGgcttagaaaataaatgttctgaTAAGAAATCATCTCCACttatgttttgtgttgaaaCTTCAGTGAAACTgagggaaaatgttt
Proteins encoded in this region:
- the xirp2b gene encoding xin actin-binding repeat-containing protein 2, with product MYQAAVSKRAGNTIPSGVMEESEVCSLPVGIASVRKQFETQETATSHNVTQFHFHHRTVQETSNSEVTVSSSSRQIVPGSQQLNFNQETMVSYSDSNLASSYENHQDETEEELPRYTTKELRDRFERTIEEAAPPKPVKIGRDINRAKWSSNVTHNNALACEVYEASAAAGAREETTAAVMDYEDFPPPPAEDSDYLPPPPPDLLQMPLDDDNIPEGHYSPEPPEPANPKYQLNREAYFKQKGMSELKRLYKHIHPEVRRNIEKECLSDNNETEIRQLEREEYMYERDDVSPNEMNDEEYADWEEILPGEVQNMRWMFENKPLDTIKDETLDEEEEDEDKKITQQEMILGKDVRRTAWMFETKQIDELGSQNPNSTEYRNKSNKFDKGDVRAAAWLFETQSMDTLNKMRTEEDLTKEVAFTEEDGNATIYMIDNKYMETLGHTETIDESHLLSLRAVLEEINGDVKTITSTFDTQFKCIIMGQSSQMLEIKSVRKIETELENSIASRWLFDTQPLDMTNREPSPLKLVCSLSMEDSSKGDWGRWLFEIKTLNSFNEWESSQMEKEELIGTDVRKHCLVFETQPMDSLKDDSNARPQAVEDIIGGNVRSARNFFETSPQVARRNCTEVGKLKKATVSEEMKGDVRHQKWRFESQALEHIREDKKEVTRTVNIQEDLTQEDGTSCRADVRKNCWAFETQPMDTLKDDSNTQSMTKEEIIAGNVRSARHYFETNPDEELKELAEVGKLKKAAALDEEKGDVRHQKWRFESQPLEQIREEKKEVIRTIDLEEIDKVDVLNYKQIFESTDSNWRDESHKILIEGAQSGSVKSNKNLFESSQLYAMQDSSGHFHEVRTVRREEVVKGDVTSCKWMFETRPIDQFDETMDRYQIIKGISKQEIESGDVKTAKWLFETQPLDAIKYFSNIEDEETVETSTKQDVVKGDVKTCKWLFETKPMDILCERSELKGENESEEMRKGDVKTCTWLFETQALDTLHETETVLKTCTVNQEDVRGKDVRTACFLFETDNLENLTGEETDSFKRVTEIDIGSGDVSRMKYVFENQTSDIMTSTSDEVMQKLKRVQTEDILRGNVGTCKWRFENQSIDTLHESQEESISRTVNDVQGGDVDKGRFIFETRSLDKIHEVSAETDSELMKIQKIVRDKDEKGDVRNYTMMFETEPLYAIQDKEGHYHEVTTVTSEEVSRGDVVGTRWLFETKPLDAIHDTDEVYVIKSVTQQDVQKGDVTSAKWRFETQNLDRIAEEKKEFTKTVDDIQGGNVSMNKHRFESDASSQESVRTVNVSEIQKGDVRTAKWRFETQSIDKIRSMSSENLIETVKREEVAKGDVKQSVWLFEKNPLDHIKEADEDVETTVTQEEIPKADVKTATWLFETTPMDDFNETKMERTEIQGKSVKGTLEELYSQEMVKSKGILIEADEIGDVRMAKYQLMNTQAPEIQREDVISGDLQTIMMNLLTRQERGEQQIIIDSEEKGNISSTMQELFSQKTGSSTEREEILSGDIREAINNLFSGDGSKKHGILIQEGEKGDVQMTIYSLLNQQENANVEREDIVRGDIKSTLQKLSSYDKTDQATKIRVDDIEKGNVNFYSTCIESGALDYLKQLHLGTEETSTEREEKEEIVGGDIKGTKLILGRSQMQIERTVEDVTPGDVHNTVKKFMTEPTVERLQKEEIIKGDLRAAMSSLSESVNQTVVMEKEEVVKGNLTKTLRCLEKAQQHHKEVEKPDIVPGNIRGAKRSLEKSATSRTKVDVEDLVSGDVKATLKSLELAKQTVREVEKEEIVRGDINMAMQNLHDASSERITCQQEIDVQGNIRGTIQLLMESPPSPRMQRSPSDEGDVKGDVKMSIKSLYDMQEQTQLEKEEVIKGDVKGTIKSLLETAQREAQTKVRQGAYRRARVKQSPPVKNLNADAQRNIQKLRTSNVVETSTSLKETEAVAAKTCTVEQSSQQSTTVVEHKTITQNHGIKTVKTEFRNLNSNQRGMTKQDKTRVKTGVYILQQQVPEPELPLPPPPPPVVDTDLPPPPPPTPPPPPSVDSDIDQLPPPPPPLTSEQDLLPPPPSQQELESMPAQAIHPSPAKAKRLTVKKVKAPTLHQVPKLEPKVEISKTQKMEVTSEKKVEMSQSLSKTTTHTSKIVSYEIPPPPESPRPIQKVYVAPVKFTPPSSPTPPMRGIMTKFTPPSSPTPHMRGIMTKFTPPSSPTPHMRGIMHKFTPPSSPTPHMRGIMTKFTPPSSPTPPMKGKMTKFKTPLIKAEEQFRKLRDENTPPTTPTPIYIHDSVTAALEMLSNEDIEQFDTKTSEITKQQAEKTSLHVHSDLAPCDLSKDVVNVTHGKVSASQETMLSDSMIISNAKQQTVSETSKVVSVQKTSVRQQMHSTSQKTVSVSSSQSAASVITGEVHTSNTVVANTENMTDKRKESKSQKTKGSDKSENEKEGEMLKPERSVTAEENVKSSKTQSESKKTTDNTATKLITNLPNKSSKTDNVTIGKNVKESKSPPCENKKKNDQSPTKSQEKVSDQSVQTDKTAATANGKTGKQNQKGKKNNKQEKQVETKMSHESQKQSVSQELKVETTRVKVITDSKELKLGIKKVTASPAPVSALAASEIITDVQLETPTPTKRKKKSKRSKGGSPPSQSKDVSTESMVEAKETKTDTTHQTQDTIAVAQVHKSLKEEHMQVMREVIATDHQKLKQKEIKKDLKSSEMKKGVTLLQQSVEEQQKKSRNVPITVTGESEQTQLAKSTTGRTDGDSQRREVQVLISHTTELQRKNDSKSLKTLLNALPDWLISPQRRCELEESVVESDAHRNKEILSHVRKLAEAKLMHLEDNETMEKHEFDSVSDKAISSGATQRISKISIGSAKIDNQITKKTSQVWREEVSQFKSVDLRAPSPLLRMRSPSPTFITIESTRRSNSPQRVTPSPTLLQRPPTPPTPPPRRCDTPTSRLNRITPSPTFDRAENLARLKDTTAKLSRGVTPPPLLAPQQISEKKSEIVEPPASFHRQIKIGSQIVEAQTLTANETQSESETRAPLCPYNPDLEEDSELSSASVREKREFFEDAQKAEIEKTYVRKEPIAIPERLGPDLEEDVAENKNKETDELPRADLYGLVNKFESSEEKMCFKRELIPLAEQLHNNTEGTACNKEKVDILEQGMPSFDIQAIKNVFELGELSSSFREEREDHEEPESNLSETTADTSKRERTQETRGGSRQSTPLPLQKHEAVAVPAKPSASSEAKSITEHFSNVDEFGNEVIGTRIAVIELSESASSQQVPFSYADVVKRKAAAARRTDTLDEDATEKLLRNFHKTWTESETVFKSLGYSVSEETTAQVLSSETRIVSSGSSSEVGALHTVSEESLSNGCSDSGQKQVP